A region of Anoplopoma fimbria isolate UVic2021 breed Golden Eagle Sablefish chromosome 24, Afim_UVic_2022, whole genome shotgun sequence DNA encodes the following proteins:
- the slc25a14 gene encoding brain mitochondrial carrier protein 1, translating into MIHLNWKPFIYGGMASIVAEFGTFPIDLTKTRLQVQGQSQYTEVRYRGMFHALYRIGQEEGIRALYSGISPALLRQASYGTIKIGTYNSLKRLFVTHPEDETMVINVFCGVVSGVLSSSLANPTDVLKIRMQAQGSLLQGSMMSNFMNIYQTEGTRGLWRGVIPTAQRAAIVVGVELPVYDITKKHLLRSGAMGDTILTHFISSFTCGLAGALASNPVDVVRTRMMNQRVSSGAPMYKGTMDGLMQTWKNEGFFALYKGFWPNWLRLGPWNIIFFITFEQLKKLPF; encoded by the exons ATGATCCACCTGAACTGGAAGCCGTTCATCTATGGGGGGATGGCCTCGATTGTCGCAGAATTCG GGACCTTTCCCATTGACCTGACAAAGACTCGCTTACAGGTCCAGGGTCAGTCCCAGTACACGGAGGTGCGCTACAGAGGCATGTTCCACGCCCTCTACAGGATCGGCCAGGAGGAGGGCATCCGAGCGCTCTACTCCGG gatTTCTCCTGCTCTGTTGAGACAAGCTTCCTACGGGACGATCAAGATAGGAACCTACAACTCTCTGAAGAGGCTGTTTGTGACTCATCCAGAAG ATGAGACGATGGTCATCAACGTCTTCTGCGGCGTCGTGTCCGGAGTCCTGTCCTCTTCTCTGGCGAACCCCACCGACGTCCTCAAG ATCAGAATGCAGGCTCAGGGCAGTTTGCTCCAAGGCAGCATGATGTCCAACTTCATGAACATCTACCAGACTGAAGGAACCAGAGGGCTGTGGAGA ggtgTCATCCCCACAGCGCAGCGAGCGGCCATTGTCGTCGGGGTGGAACTTCCTGTCTATGACATAACGAAGAAGCACCTCCTTCGCTCAGGCGCCATGGGAGACActattttgacacattttat TTCTAGTTTCACGTGTGGCCTGGCGGGGGCGCTGGCCTCCAACCCCGTGGACGTGGTCCGGACCCGTATGATGAACCAGCGAGTCTCGTCGGGAGCACCCATGTATAAAGGAACGATGGACGGACTGATGCAGACGTGGAAGAACGAGGGCTTCTTCGCTCTCTATAAGGGATTCTGGCCCAACTGGCTGAGGCTGGGGCCTTGGAACATCATC TTCTTCATCACCTTCGAGCAGCTGAAGAAGCTCCCGTTTTAA
- the btg4 gene encoding protein BTG4 yields MKEEIAAAVFFVARLVKRYGCLDADGRERFAAALTSVLFENYKNHWHPNAPSKGQAYRCLRVNRVQLQDPVLQQACDRGAVRSDDLGLPQELTLWVDPGEVFCRYGEQSTPFCVSVVDSCRRADGEFSRRIHEAVERASLDVQSGSSSDEDEGGGDSSMSSCNLSTISVSVAPSKPKTIPTVSNPNSVYRFSEFTPGAPQTWLREKRKAFTADAFPPHPPHPPHPPHPPPPVGGPTLQFSIQKGFKSNRASFTFTGPRVDKYHWVSKSR; encoded by the exons ATGAAGGAGGAGATCGCCGCCGCCGTGTTCTTCGTGGCTCGGCTGGTGAAGAGGTACGGATGTCTGGACGCCGACGGCAGGGAGCGCTTCGCCGCGGCCCTCACCTCCGTTCTGTTTGAGAACTACAAGAACCACTGGCACCCCAACGCACCCAGCAAGGGACAGGCCTACAG GTGTCTCCGTGTGAACCGCGTTCAGCTGCAGGACCCGGTTCTGCAGCAGGCCTGCGACCGGGGCGCCGTGCGGAGCGACGACCTGGGCCTCCCCCAGGAGCTCACGCTGTGGGTCGACCCCGGAGAGGTGTTCTGCAG ATACGGTGAACAAAGCACGCCGTTCTGCGTCTCGGTGGTGGATAGCTGCCGGCGTGCCGATGGGGAATTTTCCCGCCGCATCCATGAAGCCGTGGAGCGGGCGAGCCTCGACGTCCAATCGGGAAGCTCCTCGGACGAGGATGAAGGGGGCGGAGACAGCAGCATGAGCAGCTGCAACCTATCAACGATCTCCGTTTCAGTCGCACCAAGCAAACCCAAAACCATCCCGACTGTCAGCAACCCCAACAGCGTCTACCGG TTCAGTGAGTTTACTCCGGGCGCCCCTCAGACCTGgctgagggagaagaggaaggcCTTTACTGCCGATGCGTTCCCACCacaccctcctcaccctccacaccctcctcaccctcctcccccGGTTGGAGGTCCGACCCTCCAGTTCTCCATCCAGAAGGGCTTCAAGTCCAATCGAGCCTCGTTCACCTTCACCGGGCCTCGTGTGGACAAGTACCACTGGGTCAGCAAATCCCGATAG